Proteins encoded by one window of Cloeon dipterum chromosome 4, ieCloDipt1.1, whole genome shotgun sequence:
- the Sfmbt gene encoding polycomb protein Sfmbt isoform X3, translating to MKEEEISQEEYIDMEMLAKRIPKEPAAAPNPPPLPPPPPPAMQPVATSQASLPPLLSNLPLEDPPLPIKRKGPELANTYEWKKQLEAPDFAAAAVTCFKHVPLSDLWENIVVGMKVEVENTDCDHFSEGVPASFWVATVLRIAGYKALLRYEGFGQESSKDFWVNLCAATVHPVGWCAGRGKPLIPPKTIQNKFKDWKQFLVRRLTGARTLPSNFIMKIFDSLKSRFTCGLTLEVVDGSCISQVKVATISKIVGKRLHIKYYDEENGSGFWCHEDSPLIHHVGWALKTGHNLDADAEYNSRCQAGVYLDNDALPELFAQPKPSFLDQEDGGAQILAGMKLEAIDPLNLSAICVATVMRVLNDGYIMIRIDSYDPDSTGSDWFCYHSTSPYIFPAGFCEMNSIPLTPPQGYADDFDWDVYLRRTGAVAVPLTLFNCIDMETPPHCFQIGMKLECADLMDPKMICVGTISRVVGRLLKVHFDGWEDEYDQWLDCESPDMYPVGWCELVGHKLEGPRASGGMWQQQALSEERLCISPALTELAASKKVSPKRGRGRKPKVKKLKIAIGRKQLPRDSPPGKKTKPADFVSPAKSPKEEPHSPSTYWEPEMAEEPAGPDQSLPGFEDELNPVVSSGKFIPRLIDSTTCLENKDLDPLSWDPNDVCVFLCMNDCEAYTKGFKDKNINGISLLKLSQDEILDLTGLKVGPSLKIHELIQQLKKKVNPTQERHKAALRKFQT from the exons ATGAAGGAGGAGGAAATCAGCCAGGAGGAGTACATCGACATGGAGATGCTGGCAAAGCGCATTCCCAAGGAGCCGGCAGCAGCCCCGAATCCGCCCCCGCTGCCGCCCCCTCCGCCCCCGGCGATGCAGCCCGTGGCCACTAGCCAGGCCAGTCTGCCGCCGCTCCTGTCCAATTTGCCCCTGGAGGATCCGCCTCTGCCAATAAAGCGGAAAGGGCCCGAGCTTGCCAACACTTATGAGTGGAAAAAGCAGCTCGAGGCGCCCGATTTTGCCGCGGCGGCCGTCACATGCTTCAAACAC GTACCTTTGTCTGATTTATGGGAAAATATCGTCGTCGGAATGAAAGTTGAAGTGGAAAACACAGACTGCGACCACTTCTCGGAAGGCGTGCCAGCCTCATTTTGGGTCGCAACTGTTCTCAGGATAGCCG GCTACAAAGCTCTCTTGCGGTATGAGGGATTCGGACAGGAATCTTCCAAAGACTTCTGGGTAAATCTTTGCGCAGCAACCGTGCACCCTGTGGGTTGGTGCGCGGGAAGAGGGAAGCCTTTGATTCCACCAAAGA CAATCCAAAACAAGTTCAAGGATTGGAAACAGTTTTTAGTTAGGCGACTGACTGGCGCCAGGACTTTGCCTTCTAATttcataatgaaaatatttgacagCCTGAAATCTAGGTTTAC CTGTGGCCTTACCTTGGAGGTGGTCGATGGGAGTTGCATATCGCAAGTGAAGGTCGCCACGATTTCAAAAATCGTCGGGAAGCGCCTTCACATAAAATACTATGATGAAGAAAACGGCTCAG GATTTTGGTGTCATGAGGACTCGCCTCTCATCCACCATGTTGGCTGGGCTCTGAAAACCGGGCACAACCTGGACGCAGACGCTGAGTACAATTCGCGCTGCCAAGCTGGTGTTTACTTGGACAACGACGCTCTTCCTGAGCTGTTTGCTCAACCAAAGCCGTCCTTCCTGGACCAGGAGGACGGTGGTGCGCAGATCTTGGCCGGCATGAAACTCGAGGCCATTGATCCGCTCAACCTCTCTGCCATTTGTGTTGCCACAGTCATGAGG GTGCTCAATGACGGCTACATCATGATCCGAATTGATAGCTACGACCCCGACTCCACTGGGTCTGACTGGTTTTGCTACCACTCCACGTCCCCATACATTTTCCCAGCTGGCTTCTGCGAAATGAACTCTATCCCATTGACACCGCCTCAAGGATATGCAGATGACTTCGACTGGGACGTTTACCTCAGGAGAACTGGAGCCGTCGCTGTGCCTTTGACGCTCTTCAACTGCATTGACATg GAAACGCCACCACACTGTTTTCAAATAGGGATGAAGCTGGAATGCGCGGACCTGATGGACCCAAAGATGATCTGCGTGGGTACGATCTCACGTGTGGTCGGTCGGCTGCTGAAGGTACATTTCGATGGTTGGGAGGACGAGTACGACCAGTGGCTGGACTGCGAAAGCCCAGACATGTACCCGGTGGGCTGGTGCGAGCTGGTCGGCCACAAGCTCGAGGGACCGCGAGCATCAGGTGGGATGTGGCAGCAGCAAGCTTTGTCAGAAGAACGCCTTTGCATCAGTCCAGCGT TAACTGAGCTCGCCGCTTCAAAGAAAGTCAGTCCAAAACGCGGAAGGGGTCGCAAACCGAAGGTGAAAAAGCTCAAAATCGCAATAGGAAGGAAGCAGCTTCCAAGGGACTCTCCGCCTGGCAAGAAAACCAAACCAGCAGATTTCGTTTCTCCAG ctaaAAGTCCGAAAGAAGAGCCTCACTCGCCGTCGACCTACTGGGAGCCTGAGATGGCGGAGGAACCTGCTGGTCCTGACCAGTCTTTGCCTGGCTTTGAGGACGAGTTAAATCCT GTTGTAAGTAGTGGCAAATTCATTCCACGACTCATAGACTCTACAACATGTTTGGAAAACAAGGATCTGGATCCTTTAAGTTGGGATCCGAACGACGTCTGTGTGTTTTTGTGCATGAACGACTGCGAAGCGTATACAAAAGGATTTAAGGACAAG AATATAAACGGCATAAGTTTACTGAAACTGTCTCAGGATGAAATATTGGATTTGACTGGCCTGAAGGTTGGACCTTCCCTGAAGATTCACGAACTGATCCAGCAGTTGAAAAAGAAAGTGAATCCGACCCAAGAAAGACACAAAGCTGCTCTACGCAAGTTTCAGACTTAA